Proteins co-encoded in one Acipenser ruthenus chromosome 3, fAciRut3.2 maternal haplotype, whole genome shotgun sequence genomic window:
- the LOC117394212 gene encoding protein LRATD2-like, with translation MGNQVEKLTHLTYAEVPTSDPTGVDQEDGPRIGVSYIFSNDDDDLEDNVVGGSEKDPNQEENYDKCNELECSVFYRDECVYEKSLSAGDLSTYSPENLLNKCKPGDLVEFVAKNQYPHWTVYVGDFQVVHLHRAEIKNDFMTDASQGRRGRIVNDVYKFKPQKPEMVVQNAMEQVGARDRELSWRNSECFAAWCKFGKREFKIGGEIRIGKQPYSLKIQLSEKKSHILEFQSMEDLIMERRRNDQIGKNAVIQELVSHLHSEEEVRTDHNAHWD, from the coding sequence ATGGGTAATCAGGTTGAGAAACTGACTCATTTAACTTACGCAGAAGTTCCGACATCAGACCCGACTGGGGTGGATCAAGAAGACGGTCCTCGGATAGGGGTGTCGTATATATTTTCTAACGATGACGATGATTTGGAGGATAATGTTGTTGGGGGATCAGAGAAGGACCCGAATCAGGAAGAGAACTATGACAAATGCAACGAGCTGGAGTGTTCTGTTTTCTACAGAGATGAGTGCGTATACGAGAAAAGCCTCAGCGCTGGAGACCTGAGTACATATTCTCCAGAAAATTTATTAAACAAGTGCAAACCGGGAGATTTGGTGGAGTTTGTGGCTAAAAATCAGTACCCCCATTGGACTGTGTACGTTGGAGATTTCCAGGTTGTCCACTTACACAGAGCTGAGATCAAGAATGATTTTATGACAGATGCTAGTCAAGGGAGGAGAGGTAGAATTGTTAACGATGTTTACAAATTCAAACCTCAAAAACCCGAAATGGTGGTGCAGAATGCCATGGAACAGGTCGGGGCAAGAGACCGGGAGCTAAGTTGGAGAAACTCTGAATGTTTTGCTGCTTGGTGCAAATTTGGCAAACGGGAGTTCAAAATTGGAGGGGAGATCAGGATAGGCAAACAACCTTACAGCTTAAAAATACAACTTTCAGAGAAAAAGAGTCACATTCTGGAGTTTCAGAGTATGGAAGATTTGATCATGGAAAGGAGGAGAAACGATCAGATTGGTAAAAACGCTGTGATCCAGGAGCTGGTCAGCCATTTACATTCCGAGGAGGAAGTCAGGACTGATCACAATGCACACTGGGATTAA